The genomic stretch CAGAAGAATCAGTACAACGTGTTTGAAGTGAACCAAACTGGTTATGATAACTGTACCCTAGACAGTGCTGTTGGAAATTGGTCTAGTGGGAAAGATTTCATATTACTGAATAAGACTATGAGATATTACTTCATTTGTGGTAATGGCCAATGCTTAAATGGAATGAAAGTTTCAGTTCTTGTTCATCCACTTCCTCCTCCTCCTACTTCATCTCAACACAACCATTCAGCACCAAGCTCTGCTGCTTCTATGGTCTTGGAGTATTTGGGACTTAACTCTCTATTCTTGtcttttgcttttcttttgtttGGATTTGTTTTGGTATAGCCAATTTGCCACTTTGCAAAATTTagctttttgtttttgttgttgttgctgctgttaaTTTCTAGTATTCTTAATTCATTGTTTTATCAAAGTTACTAATTCTTATACCACTATATCTGAAAGTGACATTGTAAACTTTAGTGGTAAATTATACAATTAAATTAAGTGAAACTTGGTAGAATCTCCTCTGTTTTTGAAACCAAGTACAAGGTTTCTCCCCTCATCTatctttttcaaaataaaattctATCTGAGCACTTTTGTTGGAAAACCTTGAAGCTTGTTGAACTAAAGTGAAGTTTAGTGAGATTAGAGACAAAGAAAAAACAGACAGCGACGATAGCAATTGTATCATTAATGTGATAGGTATAGGCTTTAGGATAGATATAGGATTTAGGTTGCTAGATCTCAAAAAACAATGTTTGAAAAATTAGGATTTTGTAGttgtttatgaaaaaaaaaaatcAAGTTTAGCTTTTGTGACATTTCTCACTAGAGTAGGATGTAGcatatttgtttatgttgttgttaATTTGTTACGCTGTAAAATTAAATTGAAGTTTTTTCCTCTGTTTTTGGTACGCGGAACCTACCTATTGCTTAAGAGGAATTTTTGCTTCAATGGTTAGAaataaagttttttttttaaGAAAAGTGTTTGAGAATATTAGAGGATTGAATATAAATTTGATAGGTAGGATGGAATAGAGAATTTTATATTTTTGTTTGATATAAAAGAGTAGGATgacatctctatttatagtatTCTAGGAGAACTCTAAACACACTAATTTTAAAGAGTTATCAATTCTAAAATTTCAAgagtattctagaaaatattacaaCACTAACAAAAATATCTAGACAGTCTAAATATTACAAGAGTTTTCTAAAAATATTATCCAAAATAATCTACGTCCAAAATAACTAAGCTCAAAAATCAAATAATAAGTTAGACccaaatcaagtttaatatttcaacatcCCAATACCACAAGAGTTTTCTAGAAACATTATCCAAAATAATCTAAGCCTAAAATAACTAAGTCCAAAAATCAAATAATAAGGTTAGGCccaaatcaagtttaatatttcaacatcCCCTTAAACTTGATTTGTGAGGATTTTTTACTAATATAACCCAAGTTTTTAAATTATTTCCCAAAATAACCCAAgtttcaaaaaatttcccaatctaccccaccTTTAAtagggaggcgccaattggattggcgccccctcttaaaaattacaaggaggcgccaattggattggctagggcacctgccctagccaatccaattggcgcctgtgtgtattttttaagagggggcgccaatccaattggcgactcccttaaaaaagcctcaaatgaaaaaacttccaacatgaaagttgtagatcttttcaaaacaatgaatttggatataaattttgcaacatttggattttttttgagaaagttatgggcagttgaagttggacttctgagtttttcaactgttgtctgacctataatgtcttgtattatttcatgtgtttcttttagagttatgaaattttgtccaacataacatttgaagtagacatattaaattttccaatgcacttggtcccacctcaaaataattaaaaatgagtgagttatgtccctgcgaacttgacccaaaattagggtttctgtcaaaacaagtgtatgtgaactttgccaaaagggaccaacttcaagccctttagtatgaatgataaaagcctcaaatgacaaaaccttcaacataaaagttgtagatcttttcaagataatgaatttggagTAAAGGTTTGCATCATTTGATGattatgagaaaggtatgggcacctgaacttggactaTTTGACATTATAACTGTTATCTGAGTCgtaatgttttgtattattgcatgtgtttcttttaggaatatgaatttttgtccaacataacatttgaagtagacatcttaaattttccaatgcacttggtcccacgtcaaaataattaaaaatgagtgagttatgtccctgcgaacttgacccaaaattagggtttctgtcaaaacaagtgtatgtgaactttgccaaaagggaccaacttcaagcccttcaacataacaataacaagtccttgaattagggtttttgacctataaatttttgttttatgatatgtgtttattttagaattatgaaagaaaCTTAATGTTTGGAGaatacacaaagataaatttgacataatacgaattgatattaataaaatttggattttacacaatgaatcctaatggtgatgaccgggatcacctaaccgacctccggtcccacatcccctagctatcctaacccttggccctaacccacgttgacgattctgaaccggtgtttgttcatctgatggtccaggagcgtcattaccgcctacaggagaagatccgttgaggtatgcagccaactcagcatagtcttcagtattcaatgatggtgtaccggcgtagctgagctcatgacccatgccagagaagttggggtgtggttgactcatggatgggcgaccaggacggttgaagggggacatgggtgacaatgatgggtctaggaaaggttggaaaggttgttggggtgtttggaagagatatggttgtgggatgttttggtattgtgatgtttggggttgttggctacggtaggtgatggggcggttagtgttttgggtaaggcgactttggtagggtgatggtgtgggtgcgaagcgatgttcggtcgaaggttgatggtccatttgttggtggtggtatgggggatgttcttggttttggggttgggtgaatggcatgttttggttgtatgtttgtgtgtttgtggaacggaaagtttgttggataggtggttgtgagtaaccgggctgagaatgttgctgggggttagatgttgaggcttcttgtgtgtaagttgtctggcgtgggtcgtagaggtacatatcatcggcgatgaattgaaatccaactgatctataccaagccatataagtacgacttggttttacctcatttggcatgactgcgtcagttaagacatggtcatgacggtgcttccacttgcgacactctgatcttgcgaaggtttgccaagggttgtagttccattggtcgttcactttgcgcatatgccattctcctaggctagctgggggatctgggatattctggaccataccaaactgcagcttcacacgatcggtgttgtgcagctccactgttgtgaaccgtattatcggtgcgcatgttgtccatacggctgcgtcttcagggttgatctgatgctcatgttccatattaaggtatggacgccaaatgaactgaaatgttaaagacaataggatttaaatgaatgtagaaaaagtcaatataatatgaagaaataatgtaattattttgcttacgtctgtcggtcgaaggtgatccaacaggttgcgatattgagtaatacagtgtctcggacatctgctgtaattcataccgcgtgccgaccatctacaccaaaaagtttaaaaaaattagttatgggtaataaactgtaaggaaggaagtaaagacatagcaatttaaacaacttacttttttgcatatggaaaagtgaaggggttgctattgaccggtgctagagacggtagtcttgaccatccccatgcttgtagcaaaacagcacatccagaaaatgtagaagtatctttgtggcagtttttgcacaaagaactatagagataggctagacatgcggatccccaactataactacctattctatctatatctctaagtaaaggtaagtacataatatgcatgctagaaccactaccttcgggaaataaaaaggatcctagtaacaacataatgtaacacctagttttgatgattcgagcctcttcggtagaatgctcatctaaataaaaactattataatatgactttaggcgagatagtagtataccttgtcccctagcattatcatctaacaaatcaatgtttaaaagctccatgcaaattgaattaggaaagttggtcttaccattaacgGCTTTGCCTTCtattcgtagtcctaaaagcatgtagacgtcttctaacgtcacggtacactcaccggttggaaaccaaaatgtgtgtgtctctggcctccatctttcgcataaggctagaatgaatttgttatctatagaccaagacataattttgctaaggtgaccaaaaccggcgagttcaacataaggttgaatcatcgggtccatgtggacaaattcgtggactctAGTGCGAAACCTTGAGACctcctataatagaaataatgaAACACATGctcagatgaactcaacccagaagcagaagtagaggtcgacgttgttgatgaagaagaagaggagactgagatacaggttgatcacatcctgaataacgacgatgaagatgaggctcaaccaccaccaatacctcctactcatgtctatattcctcctcaacatatgacaaatatggatcttcacgatgatgaaatgtccgacagtgtcttctacaatccgtatccgagaccagtaggagaattaaaggtgggagacatgtttcgtaccaaagaggaatgtgtcttggcaatcaaaaaataTCACATGAACAACTTTGTTGACTTTACGGTTAAACGCACTGATTCAAGAAGGTATGTTATTGAATGTTGTAACATGCTatgtaagtttcgtttggctgcatcttacaagaagagaaatgactcttgggagatcgcttcaatagacccaccacacagttgcgtcGTAACAACCGTTGCACAAGATCACCGTCAACTGAGCACAGCATTGATTTGTcgagacattctgccattggtaaacaaagacccatcagtgaaggtgagtatagTTATATCacatatccgaacaacatataattatactccatcttacaagaaagcatggattgcgaggacaaaggctgttgagcaggttttcggcaactgggaggactCATTCAAAGAATTACCACgatttttatgggcactaaaaacttatgtcccaggaaccgtggcaattctggagacagtgccagcaatgatgccagacggaacctgtgctatAGGTAATAgaatattccaccgtctcttttgggcatttgacccttgcatcaaaggtttcgcattctgcaaacctctcctgcaaattgatggcacttggttatacggaaaatacaagggtacgttgctcatggcagttgcacaagacggtaacaacaatgtatttcccgttgcctttgctcttgttgaaggtgaaacagctgctggatggggtttctttcttcgacatctcagaacgcatgtcgcaccacaagccaatctatgtctgatttctgatagacatgctgccatcgaaagtgcctacaacaaccatgaaaacggatggcatgatcctccttctacacatgtctactgtatcagacacatagcacaaaacttcatgcgtgctataaaagataagaatcttcgcaagaaggtggtgaatgctgggtatgctttaactcaaccgtcttttcaatattatcgtgatgagattcgactgtctaatgaagatgcggggagatggataaataacatcccagtagagcagtggacaagagcatttgacggtggttgtcgatggggccacatgacaacaaacattgtggaatgcatgaacggggttttcaaaggaattcgaaacctgccgataaccgccttggtaagatcaacctattataggttggcttctatgttcgcaaccagaggcgaaagatggagtgcagtgttaatgtctggacaagtattcagtgaatgttgcatgaaggtcatgaaagaggagagcatcaaagctacgacacacgctgtaaccgtgtttgaccgtcatagacaaaatttcagcgtccaggaaacaatgggcaacagcgaggggagaccaaatttagcctacgctgttagactaaacacaagttggtgcgattgtggaaaatttcaggccttccgcataccttgctcccatgtcattgcagcatgcgcttatact from Lathyrus oleraceus cultivar Zhongwan6 chromosome 7, CAAS_Psat_ZW6_1.0, whole genome shotgun sequence encodes the following:
- the LOC127107229 gene encoding protein MAIN-LIKE 2-like, with protein sequence MLLLGSFLFPEGSGSSMHIMYLPLLRDIDRIGSYSWGSACLAYLYSSLCKNCHKDTSTFSGCAVLLQAWGWSRLPSLAPVNSNPFTFPYAKKWSARGMNYSRCPRHCITQYRNLLDHLRPTDFIWRPYLNMEHEHQINPEDAAVWTTCAPIIRFTTVELHNTDRVKLQFGMVQNIPDPPASLGEWHMRKVNDQWNYNPWQTFARSECRKWKHRHDHVLTDAVMPNEVKPSRTYMAWYRSVGFQFIADDMYLYDPRQTTYTQEASTSNPQQHSQPGYSQPPIQQTFRSTNTQTYNQNMPFTQPQNQEHPPYHHQQMDHQPSTEHRFAPTPSPYQSRLTQNTNRPITYRSQQPQTSQYQNIPQPYLFQTPQQPFQPFLDPSLSPMSPFNRPGRPSMSQPHPNFSGMGHELSYAGTPSLNTEDYAELAAYLNGSSPVGGNDAPGPSDEQTPVQNRQRGLGPRVRIARGCGTGGRLGDPGHHH
- the LOC127107228 gene encoding lamin-like protein, giving the protein MALSSSFFILTFFFLFVFLFTLSPLPVSATDHIVGANRGWNPGMNYTLWANNHTFYVGDFISFRYQKNQYNVFEVNQTGYDNCTLDSAVGNWSSGKDFILLNKTMRYYFICGNGQCLNGMKVSVLVHPLPPPPTSSQHNHSAPSSAASMVLEYLGLNSLFLSFAFLLFGFVLV